One window of Nicotiana tomentosiformis chromosome 11, ASM39032v3, whole genome shotgun sequence genomic DNA carries:
- the LOC138901444 gene encoding uncharacterized protein has protein sequence MGHIQRDCRSSRQNVCKGTAQPASSAATTSAAPPPARGTLVPAGRGASWGGAQSSGEPNRFYAMKGCQSSEASPYVVTGILIVQSHDVYTLIDLCSTLSYVIPYVTMEFGIEPEWLHESFSVSTSVGESIVAARVYRDCVVTVHVRDTMAELIKLGMVDVDVIMGMGWLYSCFAKLDC, from the coding sequence atgggtcatattcagagggattgccgTTCGTCCCGCCAGAATGTGTGCAAGGGTAcggcacagccagccagttctgcagccactacatccgcagcacctcctccGGCTCGAGGCACTCTAGTaccagcagggcgtggtgcatcttggggtggtgcacagagttcgggagaacCCAACCGTTTCTATGCGATGAAAGGTTgccagagttcagaggcttcaCCATATGTTGTCACGGGTATATTgattgtccaatctcatgatgtatatactCTTATTGATCTCTGTTCCACCTTGTCATATGTCATTCCCTATGttactatggaatttgggattGAACCGGAATggcttcatgagtcgttctcggTATCTActtcggttggtgagtctattgtggccgcgcgggtttatagggattgtgttgtcacggtgcatgttcgggacaccatggccgaacTCAttaaattggggatggttgatgttgatgtaataatggggatgggctggctttattcatgttttgctaagcttgatTGCTGA